The Salvia splendens isolate huo1 chromosome 21, SspV2, whole genome shotgun sequence genome includes a window with the following:
- the LOC121784151 gene encoding dof zinc finger protein DOF1.5-like, producing MPQLQENNTPSGIKLFGATITPREKSDPKRDPEHEKPDPAQEKRPDKIIPCPRCKSTETKFCYFNNYNVNQPRHFCKGCQRYWTAAAPCANVPASGAAVARQKQGPCLQLILF from the coding sequence ATGCCTCAACTCCAAGAAAACAACACCCCATCAGGGATCAAATTATTCGGAGCCACAATCACCCCTAGAGAAAAATCAGACCCAAAACGCGACCCCGAACACGAGAAACCTGACCCTGCCCAGGAAAAGCGGCCGGACAAGATCATCCCGTGTCCGAGGTGCAAGAGCACGGAGACCAAATTCTGCTACTTCAACAACTACAACGTCAACCAGCCGCGCCACTTCTGCAAGGGCTGCCAGCGCTACTGGACCGCCGCGGCGCCCTGCGCAAATGTTCCCGCGTCGGGCGCGGCCGTCGCAAGGCAAAAGCAAGGCCCTTGCCTTCAGCTGATCTTGTTCTAA